Within Streptomyces antibioticus, the genomic segment GGGCGGTGCGCGAGGCGCTCGCCGACTGCTACGAGACCGACACCGCCGACTGGGACCGCCTCACCGCGCGCACGGTGGAACAGGCGCTGCCCGCGATGCCGGCGGGCATGCCGCTGAGCAGGCGGACCCGGCTGGGCGGCGGGCGGTACGTCTGCGGTGACCACCGGGCGACCGGATCCGTGCAGGGCGCCCTGGCGTCGGGGGCGCGGGCGGCCCGGGAGATCGCGGCCGACCTCGCGCACCGCTGACCCCCCGGTGCCGTCGCCCGGTCAGCCGGGTGCCGGTCCCGCCGTCAGGACCGACACCCGCGCCGCCTCGATCGCGGCGAGTTCCGCGCGCGGGGCGGACGCGTCGGTGACCAGGGTGTGCAGCGCCGACACGGGAGCGACGAACGCATGGGCGGTGTGGGCGAGTTTGCTGCCGTCCGCCACCGCGACGACCCGCCGGGCCGAGCCGATGGCCGCCTGTTTGACCACGGCGTCGTCGAGGTCGTACGCCGTCAGCCCCTGGTCCGCCGCGAGGCCGCAGCAGCCGATGACGGCGGTGTCGAAGCGCAGGGCCGCCAGCGAGGCGAGGGTGAGGGGCCCGGTGAGGGCGCCTTCCCCCGGCCGGGGCCTGCCGCCCGGCACCAGGAGCGTGGTCCGCCCAGGGTTCTCGCCGAGCAGGTGCACCGCCTGGAGCGACAACGGCATCACCGTCACCCGGCGGCCGCGCAGCACCTTGGCGACCTCCAGACAGGTGGTGCCGCTGTCCAGGACCACCGTCTCCCCGTCGGCGATCAGACCCGCGGCCTCCGCCGCGATCAGGGCCTTGCTCTCGACGCCGTCGTGCGCGCGCAGCGCGAAAGGGGGTTCCTCGCCGCGCAGGACCGTGCTGCGGGCACCGCCGCGGACGCGTTCGAGCACCCCCTGGGCGGCGAGGGCGTCCAGATCGCGGCGAATGGTCATCTCCGAGGCGCCGGTGAGGGCGGCCAGCTCGCCGACCGTGGCGCTGCCCGTCGCGCGCACGGCCTCCCTGATCCGGCTCAGACGGTCTGCGTTACCCATGGCGTGATTCAACACCACCCGCGATCGAACAATTAGTGTGTGAGAAACAGCGACTTCTGAACACGATACATGTTCGATATGTTGTCCCCATGAGACCGGAACGATCACTGCGCGCGGCCCGCGCCGCGACCTTCACCTACTTCGTCCTCAACGGGACCCTGCTGGGGATGTGGGTCGTGCAGATCCCGCCCATCGAGGAGCGGGCCGGCATCGGGCACGCCGTGCTCGGCGGCTTCCTCGTCCTGCTGGGGCTGGGCGCGTTCGCCGGTATGCAGGTGGCGGGACCGCTCGCCGACCGCCTCGGCACCCGCAGGGTCGTGCCCGTCTCCGCCGTGCTGTGCGCCGCGACCCTGGTGCTGCCCGGCCTCGCGGCCGACCCGTGGGCGCTCGCGGTGGCCCTGTTCGCCTTCGGGTTCGGCAACGGCTGCCTGGACGTCAGCATGAACGCCCACGCGGTACAGGTCGAGAAGGCGTACGGACGTCCCGTGATGTCCGCGTTCCACGCCACGTTCTCCGTCGGCGGGGTGCTCGCCGCCCTCGCCGGCGCCGCCACGGCCGGGCTGGGCTGGGGGCCCGCGGCGACCCTGGGCACGGCCGGGGCGCTCGCGGTGCTGATCGCCCTCGGCGTCGCCCCGAGCCTGCTCCCCGCCGAGGACCGGCCGGCCGACGCCCCGCAGCAGGCGTCCGGGCGCCCCGCCAGGACACCCGCCCGTATCTGGATCCTGGCCGTGCTCGCCCTGCTGGTCACGCTCTGCGAGGGCGCGGCGAACGACTGGAGCGTGCTGCACCTGAAGACCGTCCTCGGCGCCTCGGACAGCGTCTCCGCCTTCGCCTACGGCACCTTCGCCGCCGCCATGACCGTCGGACGGCTCCTCGCCGACCGGATCGCCGCCCGCTTCGGCCCCGTCGCGATCCTGCGCCACGGCTCCGCGACGGCCGCCGTCGGCATGACCGCGGTCGCCCTGTCCCCGTGGATCTGGCTCGCGCTGGTCGGCTGGGCCCTGTTCGGCGCCGGGCTGGCGGGCTGCGTCCCGCAGTTGTTCAGCGCGGCGGGTCACGCCGACCCGGCGGCCGCGGGCGCCAACGTCTCCCGGGTCGCCGGCCTCGGCTACCTCGGCATGCTCGCGGGGCCCGCCCTGATCGGCTGGCTCACCCACCTGGTCCCGCTCAACCTCACCTTCCTCCTGCCGGCGGCCTTCTGTGTCGTCGCCGCGGCCATGGCCGGGGTGCTGCGCGGGCACACGGTCACGGAGCCGAAGGTCGCGCAGCCGCTGTGACGGGCTGTCCTTTGCAGCGGGTCAGGAACCGTCGCCGCCCGGCTCCTCGATGACCGACAGCACGTTGCCCGCGGGGTCGGTGAACCACGCGATCAGCGGGCCCTCGTCGCGGTGGATCCCCTGGTCGTCGGTGGCGAGGTGGTCGTACCGCTCGAAACGCACACCCCTTCCGCTCAGTTCGCCGACGGCCGCCTCGATGTCGTCGACGAGGAAGTTGAGGGTCGTGTAGGTCGCCGGGGTGTGGTCGGGCTTGGGATAGACGAGGACGTCCCGCCCACCGGCGAGGTGCAGGGTGAGGATGCCGTTCTCCTCGGACAGGCCGACGCCCAGCGTCTCGCCGTAGAACTTCCTGGCCGTGTCGAGGTCGTCCACCGAGAAACTGCTGAACGCCTTGGTCGTGCCGAACATGATCGCCTCCGGGGAGGGGGTGCGGACCCTGGTGGGCTTCCTCTCTCAAGGACCGGCCGGCCGCCGGAAACTGATCGGTCGCCCGGAGCGCGCCCGCGGTTCCGTGCGGAGGTCCGCCTCGGCGCGGGAGAGCTGACGGGTGAGGCTGGTCAGCCATGAGTCGAGGTCGACGAGGGTGGGGAGGGGGAGGGGAGGCGGGGGCCGGGACAGGCCGGGGCGCTCCGGGGCAGGGCTCCCGGCACTCGCGCCCCCGCCCGCAGGGCTCTCCTCTCCTGCCATGGCACTCGCGCCTCCGCCTGCAGGGCTCTCCTCTCCTGCCACGGCACTCCCGCCCCGGTCGCCCTCGACGCACAGCTCCGCCAGCCGGTACGTCCGCCCCGCCACCGTCCGCGCATCGGCCCTGGCCCACTCCGCCGCGTCCGGCGGCAGCGCGCGGCCGGGCAGGTCGAACCGGGGGAGCCACTGCGCCCCCAGCAGGATCTGGTGGGCCGCGATGAGCAGCGCGTGCCAGTCGGCGCCGGACGATCCCTCGGGCGCCGGTTCGCTGCGGAACTGGGCGTAGGCGGACTCGGCGAGGCGCAGCCGGTGCAGAGCGGGCAGGGTCTGGGCGGGCGGCGCGGACCCGGGCGGGACGGCCGTCAGCGTGGTGGCGGTGCCCTCGATCAGCGGACCGCACGCCCGCAGCAGCCCCGCCATGGTCCGCCGTACCTCCCGGCGCGCCCCGGCCGGCCAGGCGAGCAGCCCGCACAGCAGGCCGATGGCGCTGCCCGTCACCACGTCCACGATCCGGGCCTCGGCGAGCTGCCAGGAGGCCGGGGCGATCTGGGCGAACGCGGTGGCCACCACCAGCGTGAACAGTCCTTGCGCCCAGGCGATCCCGAGCAGCGGTCCGAGCGCGAAGGCGATCAGCATGCCCGGGGCGAGGAGCACGGCGTCGGTGTCGGTGCGCTGTCCGACGGTGATCAGCAGGGCGCCCGCCGCGACGGCGCCCACGAGGTTCCCGGCCATGGCCGCGCGGATCGCCGTCCAGGTCTCGCCGACGGTGGTCCGGCTCAGGGTGAGCACCGCGAGCAGCACCCAGAACCCGTGGGTCAGGTCGAGCGCCCCGGCGACCAGACGGGCCGCGCCGAGCGCCAGGGCGATCCGGACGGCGTTGTGGAACTGCACGGAGCGCGGCGTCATGTTGCCGACGAGACGGCGCAGCCACAGCCGGGGCGCGCTCGCCTCGGTGTACCAGAACAGCTCGCGCGGCTCGATCGGCGGGGTGCGCCGGCCGTCGAGGGCGATGCGTACGGAGATCTCCAGGACGCGCACCGATTCGGCGGCGGCCAGCAGCCCGGCCTGGCGGCGCAGCACCGGGACCGGGACCTCGTCCGCCGCCGGGTCCGCGGTCTGCCGTACGCGCATGTCCTGGAACGCGCCGATCGCCTCGTCCAGGCCGCGCGGTCCGGGAACGGCCTGTCCCGTCCGCAGTCCTTCGGCGCACTCGCCGCACCGGCCGGCGACCCGCGGCAGCAGCCAGCGGGCCGGGGAGTCGGTTCGGTCGGCGGCCCTGAGGAGGTCGCGGAGTTGTCCGGTCTCGGTGAGATGGGCGAGCTGTTCGAGGAGCCGGCGGGCGGCGGTGCCCGCCTGGGAGAGCGCGCGGTCGGCGCGGCGCGGGCCGGCGGGGCGTTCCGCGGGCGGCACGTTCGACAGCCGCAGCCGCGCGCCCTCCGCGCGCAGGGCCCCGGGCGTCAGGACGGTCCGGCCGGCGAGGACGTCACCGGCGGTCGCCACGGCCCGCGCGAGACTGTGCCGGTACGTCTCACCCGGCGGCTGCGGCAGCAGGAACACCTCGCACAGCGCCAGCAGCAGCACGCCCGTGGTGAGCCCGGCCAGACGCAGGCCCAGGGTGTCCGGTTCGTAGGGCGGGAAGCAGGCCAGGATGTAGAAGAGCTGGAGTCCGGGCGCCGCCCCCGCGGGCCGCGGTCCGGCGACGGCCGCGTAGGCGAGGACGAATCCGACGACGAGCATCCCGAGGACCGCCGCCCAGGTCTCCACCGCCAGCACGGTCCCGAGCGTCACCAGCACCAGACCCACGGGCAGCGCTTTCAACATCACCGCGGCCCGCTGCCGCCCCGAACCCGGGACGGACGACAGCAGGCCGAGGGCGATCGGCGCGAACAGGGAGTACAGCGCGAGCAGCGGTTCGTCGAGGCCGTACAGGAAGGTGTAGAAGCCCGCGGCGGCCGCCAGGGTCACCCGGAGCGACCGGTGCACGATCTGCGCCCGCTCGGCCCGCGAAGACTCAGCGCGCATGAGCAGGTGTCCTCTCGAGGCGTTCCTCCCATTGTCGACCGCCCCCGTACGCCCCGCAGCCCGGCGGCGGGCCGGGTGCCTGTCCGTTCCCGCGCTGGGTAGGTGAACGGCATCGGGAACGCCCCGACACCAGGGAGGGACCACGATGAGCAGCCTCATCCGCCGTATCAAGGACTTCGCCAGGACCCCGCAGGGCCGCCGCGCCATCGCCCAGGCCCGCCGAGCCGCCTCGGACCCCCACCGCCGAGCCCAGGCCCGCACCTTCCTGAGCCGCTTCCGCACCCGCCGCTGAGGCGCGCTGCCGGGCTCGCAACCACGCCTTGTCCGGGGGAAGTTGACACGTCCGTATGCTCATCGCCCGCCGTGTGCCGACCGGTTGCCCGGCCGGCCCCGGCCTCCGCCCCGCCGGTTGCGGGCCCCTGGGTGGGCGGGGAGCATGGGGAGGGAGAGCCTTCGGATTCGGCGTCGGGGCGGGGCGGCGTCGTGTGATCGGCGGGAACCCCCTTCATGAGCAGCGACGGCCGCGGTGACGACATCCCGCGTGTGGGACAGCAGCCGGGCCCCGACGGGCCGGATCAGGACGTCTTCTCCCCGCTCGGGATCCGGGAGTTCGGGTTCGCGGGTGCGTTCGGTGAGCTGGGCGCGGCGTTCCTCGGGGCGTTGCGGGCCACCGGTGCGGTGGGGGAGTCCGCGGAGGCGGAGTATCAGCGCGCGCTGGACGTCGTACGCGGGTATCCGGCCGAGGATGTCGACCGGTTGGCGCGGAGCGGGTGGGAGGAGCTGCCCGAGGAGGCGTATCTCGACCGGTGGGCGCTGGTGCAGGTGCTGACGGACCTTCGGCTGGCCGGTACCGCCGACGCCCTCGCGGCGGTCGTGGCGACGCCCGTCCCGCCGGAGCGGTATCCGGAGGGCGCGCACCGGTACTCCACGGTCGGCCAGGAGACCGTCATCAGGACCACCGCCGTGGAGGGACTGGCGCGCCTCGCGGCGGACGGCTCGACGGGCGCGCTCGACACGCTCGTACGCCATGTCGACGACGACCGGCGCGGTGTCCGGGCGGCCTGTGTGCTCGCGCTGCGCGAACTCGCCGCCCCGGTCGACCTGCCCGGGCTGATCCGGTCCGAGGACGCCGACCTGCTGGAGGTCCGCCGTTACGACGTGCGGGACGTTCCGCAGGTCACGCGCGTGGACCACATCCGTTACCCGGGGGCGGGTGCCGATGTGCGGCCGCCGCCTCCGTGACACGCCGTCAGGAGAGTGTCATGGCCACCTGTTCCGCCACCGTCCCGGATCTGAACGGCTCCGGTGACGCCTTCTACGGCCCGCTGTGGAACTCCAGCCAGCCCCATGTCGACTACTTCTGGACCACGTACGGGTTCGCCGGCAACAAGGCGTACTGGGACGACGGGTTCGGCTGGGAGGACCCGGGGAACATCAGCCTGCCCCTGGGCCGGACCTTCAACTCGCTGTGGCTGCTGACGTATTCCGCGGAGGACTGGGAGAACGACGCCTACGAGGCGACCGCGTTGAACTGGGGGCGCCGCTACGTCCGGGAGAACATCCGTGACCTGCGCGCCAGATGCGGCGACGGCACGGCGGTGGCCGCGGCGACCGGCACGCTCGTCGAGCTGTATCTGGACATGTGGTACGGCCAGGCGGTGCCGGAACGGGCGTCCACCTTCATGCACGAGGCCCGGCACATCGGCGGCAAGGACCACAACGACAAGTTCCCGGCGGGGTCGGTCTTCAGCGCCGGTCAGCCCGGCGCGGACTCGGACTGGAACTACGAGGGCGCCTGGATGTACGAGACGCTCTACCTGTGGTGGTACTTCGCGGCCGGTACGCCCGTCACCTCTGCGATGCGCCAGCGCGCCCGGCAGATGGGGAACCTGTACCTGGACAACGCCTTCGCCGCCCGGCCGCCGTTCCGGATCTGAACGGGGCGGA encodes:
- a CDS encoding FUSC family protein, which produces MRAESSRAERAQIVHRSLRVTLAAAAGFYTFLYGLDEPLLALYSLFAPIALGLLSSVPGSGRQRAAVMLKALPVGLVLVTLGTVLAVETWAAVLGMLVVGFVLAYAAVAGPRPAGAAPGLQLFYILACFPPYEPDTLGLRLAGLTTGVLLLALCEVFLLPQPPGETYRHSLARAVATAGDVLAGRTVLTPGALRAEGARLRLSNVPPAERPAGPRRADRALSQAGTAARRLLEQLAHLTETGQLRDLLRAADRTDSPARWLLPRVAGRCGECAEGLRTGQAVPGPRGLDEAIGAFQDMRVRQTADPAADEVPVPVLRRQAGLLAAAESVRVLEISVRIALDGRRTPPIEPRELFWYTEASAPRLWLRRLVGNMTPRSVQFHNAVRIALALGAARLVAGALDLTHGFWVLLAVLTLSRTTVGETWTAIRAAMAGNLVGAVAAGALLITVGQRTDTDAVLLAPGMLIAFALGPLLGIAWAQGLFTLVVATAFAQIAPASWQLAEARIVDVVTGSAIGLLCGLLAWPAGARREVRRTMAGLLRACGPLIEGTATTLTAVPPGSAPPAQTLPALHRLRLAESAYAQFRSEPAPEGSSGADWHALLIAAHQILLGAQWLPRFDLPGRALPPDAAEWARADARTVAGRTYRLAELCVEGDRGGSAVAGEESPAGGGASAMAGEESPAGGGASAGSPAPERPGLSRPPPPLPLPTLVDLDSWLTSLTRQLSRAEADLRTEPRARSGRPISFRRPAGP
- a CDS encoding MFS transporter; the encoded protein is MRPERSLRAARAATFTYFVLNGTLLGMWVVQIPPIEERAGIGHAVLGGFLVLLGLGAFAGMQVAGPLADRLGTRRVVPVSAVLCAATLVLPGLAADPWALAVALFAFGFGNGCLDVSMNAHAVQVEKAYGRPVMSAFHATFSVGGVLAALAGAATAGLGWGPAATLGTAGALAVLIALGVAPSLLPAEDRPADAPQQASGRPARTPARIWILAVLALLVTLCEGAANDWSVLHLKTVLGASDSVSAFAYGTFAAAMTVGRLLADRIAARFGPVAILRHGSATAAVGMTAVALSPWIWLALVGWALFGAGLAGCVPQLFSAAGHADPAAAGANVSRVAGLGYLGMLAGPALIGWLTHLVPLNLTFLLPAAFCVVAAAMAGVLRGHTVTEPKVAQPL
- a CDS encoding DeoR/GlpR family DNA-binding transcription regulator; the protein is MGNADRLSRIREAVRATGSATVGELAALTGASEMTIRRDLDALAAQGVLERVRGGARSTVLRGEEPPFALRAHDGVESKALIAAEAAGLIADGETVVLDSGTTCLEVAKVLRGRRVTVMPLSLQAVHLLGENPGRTTLLVPGGRPRPGEGALTGPLTLASLAALRFDTAVIGCCGLAADQGLTAYDLDDAVVKQAAIGSARRVVAVADGSKLAHTAHAFVAPVSALHTLVTDASAPRAELAAIEAARVSVLTAGPAPG
- a CDS encoding VOC family protein; amino-acid sequence: MFGTTKAFSSFSVDDLDTARKFYGETLGVGLSEENGILTLHLAGGRDVLVYPKPDHTPATYTTLNFLVDDIEAAVGELSGRGVRFERYDHLATDDQGIHRDEGPLIAWFTDPAGNVLSVIEEPGGDGS